GGCAGCAGCACCCGGTGAAAACAGGCTGCGTAACGCATAGAAACGGAAAGCGGAAGTGAAAAGGAAGCCGACGGCAAACACCCAAGCGGCGGCTACAACGAAGACTACGCCGGGCGCCAGTAGGCCCAGGGAGGCTGTTACAGCTCCATGATATCCTCGTTCCAGAGCGTAGGCTCGTCACGAATAAACTCCTCCATCATCTGCACGCACTCCGGCAGGTCCAGAATCACCACCTCCACGCCGTGCGACTCCAGAAACTCCCTGGACTCGCCGAAGGTGCGGGCCTCGCCCACCACCACTTTCGGGATTTTGAACTGCACGATAGTGCCGGCGCACATGTAGCAGGGCATCAGGGTGGTATAGAGCACAGTGTCGCGGTAGGTGCGCTGGCGGCCGGCGTTGCGCAGGGCGTCCATTTCGCCGTGGGCAATGGGGTCCAGCTCCTGCACCCGCTTGTTGTGCCCCCGGCTCACGATGTCGTCGCCGCGGCGCAGCACCGAGCCAATCGGAATGCCGCCCTCCCGGCGGCCCTGGCGCGCCTCGTCGATGGCAGCTTGCATAAATTTGTCCATAGTCAAAAAGAAAGGAGCCGAAAGGTACAGGCAGAAGCTGTCATTCCGAGCGGAGCGAGGAATCTGAATCGCGGATTGAACGGATTACCCGGATTACCCGGATTTCGGTGACGTCACTCTTCAGGTACGTTAGGCTAGCTGCCTCGCCACCAAAATCCGCGCAATTCCTAAATCCGCGTAATCCGCGATTCAGATTCCTCGCTCCGCTCGGAATGACAGGTGCATCTACCGCGCGCAGATGCCTTTGTAGGGGCAATACTGGCACTTGTCCAGGTCGTCGGTCTTGCGAATGGGCTCCTGCGGGTCCAGAATCCGGTTCACCAAACGGCTCAGCAGCTCCTCGCTGTGCCGCACAAAGTCCAGACCATCAGCCGTGAGGAAGCTCATGTCGGCCGACATGGGGCCGGCGGGCAGGTTACGCAGGGAAATGATGGCGGCGTCGGCGGCGGGGCGGCCGCCCTGGGCCAGCAGAAAGCGGTAGAGCCAGAGCTGGCGCACTTTGTCGGCCGAGGAAGTGGCGTCCTGGAGCAGGCGCTCCACGGCGTCGGCGGGGCCTTCGCCACGCTTGAGCAGGCGCAGGTCGTAGGGCTGCACAAGGCCGGTTTTGTAGTCCACCACCCGCAGGCGGCCGTCGGGGAGCTGGTCGACGCGGTCGGCGAAGCCGACAAGGCTCACCGGCAGCTTTTCGCCGCTGGGCAGGGGCACGTACACGGTAGCTTGCAGGGCTTCTTCCTGGCTTTGGATGAGCAAGGGTAGGGCTTCGGGTTGCTCCAGCAGGCTTTCCAGGTAGCGGCGCACCAGCTGGCTGGCCACCTGGCCCAGCACGTGGTTCAGCCCCTCGTCGGCGCGGGCGTGGCGGCCGGCTTCTTCGCGGCGCAGGGCTTTGGCCACCATCACCGGCGCCAGCTTAAGCAGGCCCAGAATATCGGCGGCTGTAACAGGCTGCCTGCTGCTTACAAAGGGCTTAAACAGCTCCTCCAGCGCCTCGTGTACCACCGTCCCAAACCCATCCGGCCCCAGGGCTTCCTCCACCTCGTCGTTCTCCCGAAACCGCGCCACCCGCTGAAAATAAAACTGCAAAGAGCAGTTCAGGTACTGGTTCAAGGCCGTGGGGGAGAGGCCCTTGGTCAGCACGTCCCGCAGCGCATCGAGCATGCCGGCGTCTTTTTCCAGTACAATGTCGCCGGGGGCATGGACCTCACCCCCTAGCCTCCTGCCGTTCGCCTCACCCCCCCGGCCCCCCTCTCCGAAAAAGGAGAGGGGGGAGCCTGACGTCTTTTTAGAGCTAGAGCTAGTACTTTCTAGAGCTACTTCCCCCTCTCCCTCCGGAGAGGGGGCTAGGGGGTGAGGCCAACTAGAGCTAGAAGCTGAGGTCACCGTTAAGTCCTCCAACACCAAACCAGGACTCTGGGGGCGCAGGTCGTTTTCGATTTGGAGCAGGAAGCGGCTCCGCTCGCCGGTGCGGGTGCCTTCGGCGCCGGGCAGGATGTGGAGCAAATCAACCTGGCGGGCGCGCTGCAACAGGCGCCAGAACTGGTGGGCGGTGGCGGCTTCGTGGTCGGCGTAGGTGGGCAGCTGGAAGGTGGTCAGCACGTCGTACGGGAACAGGGAGCTGTGGCGCTTGGGCGCCGGCAGCACGTTCTCGTTGCAGCTCAGGATGATGAGGTGGTCGAAATCAAGGGCGCGGGTTTCCAGCAGGCCCATTACCTGCACATCGGCAATGGGCTCCCCACTAAAGGGTAGGCGGGTGGCCTTCATCTGCTCGTACAAGAACCGCCGGAAGGAGCGCACCGACAGCCGCTGCTCCCGGCAGTCGAACACCGAGTCCAGGCGCTTGACCAAGGTAAAAAACAGGTACAGGTACTCGGCCTCCACGGCCGAGTGCTGGTCCTGGTAGGCCTTTTTGAGCAGGTCGATGAGGGTGTAGCAGGCCCGGATGATGTCGTCGCAGTTGTTCCAGGTGGCAAACAGGGCCTCCAGCAGCGGGTGCCCCCGCCCGATTTCGACCAGCTCCTCGGCCGGCAGCAGCACGGCGTGGCGCTGCACGATGGTGCGGCACACTTGGTCGAGCAAGCCGTGATGCTGTTCCTCGGGCTGCTGGTCGAGCCAACGCTGGTAGCGGCGCAGAAACGGGTGCTGAAGCAGCTTGCTCACGGCCAGGTGGTGGTAGCGCGGCACGCCGTAGCCGGTTTCGGGCGAGCCTTCGCGCACGCCCGTCAGGTGCACCTCAAACAGCAGATCAACCAGGTTGAACAGGGGCGTGCTCTGGAAGTTGAGGCCCATGGTCACGTTGTATTCCGGCACGGCGTCCGGGGGCAGGCCGTGCAGCACGGGCAGCAGCAGGGTTTCGTCGGGCAGCACCACGGCCACTTTGGCGGTGGGCGCCAGGCGCCGCGACTCGGCCAGGAGCTGCCCGGCCACCTTGCCCTGCATGGAGGCGTTGGCCACGCCCACGAAGCGCACGTGGCGCGGCAGCCCCCGCAGCAGCTCGGCCGGCCCCCCGAAGTTCTCGCGGGGCAAGTCGAGCAGGTCCTGGTAGCGGCGCAGGTGCTGGCCGGCCCGGTTGGGCGAGCTTTTTTCCAGGTAAAAGGCGTCACCGTCGAAGTGCACCTCCGCGAGGCCGGCTTTGCGCAAGAGGCGCAAGAGCTTTTCTTCGGACTTCGACAGAAAGCCCAAGCCCAGGAACACGTGGTGGGGTAGGGTTTCGCCAGCTTCCAGGCGGGCTTGCACGCGGTTTACGCCCAGGCGGTAGGCCAGGCCGGGGTAGGCGAGGTGGTCGTGCTCCATGCGGCGGCGCAGGCGGCGGTACACCTTCTCCAGGTCGTCCCAGAAGCGGAAGTAGGCGGCCGTGGTGCTCTGCGGAGCCGGCTCGGCGGTCAGCTCCCAGCGCTCCAGGGCCTTGGCCTGGCTCAGGTACTCGAACACCTTGCGCGGGGAGGCCAAGTTCTGGTCGAGGTTGGAGAAGTCCTGGAGCAGCAGGCCGGCCCAGCCCACAAACTGGTCGAAGTCGAGCTTGGCGTCGATGTCGCGCAGAATCTCGAACAGCAGCAGTTGCAAGGCAATGGGCTCCTCCACCTGCACGCCGGCCAGCTCCACCATGTAGTCTTCCATGGCCGCGATGCGCGGGCTCCACAGGGCCTGCCCGGCGTCGGCGGCCAGGCTCAGCTCGTTCTGCAAGTATACTACCGCCCGGCGCGTGGGCACCACCACCACCAGGTCCGACAGCTCGTCGGTGGGGCCGTAGCGGGCCACCAGCTCCCGCGCCATCCGCGTGAGAAAAGGCGTGGCATCGGGTAGGGCTGAGGCAGGAGCAGCAGCAGAAACGGGAGCGGCGGGCGAGACTATCATACCGGGTAAAGGTAACGCCGGCCGGGTCGGAAACAGTTTCGCTACGGAAAGCCCGGCGGTTATCTTGCGCGGGATTCGCAACCTACATCAGCCGTGCAGCTTCAATTTTATTGTCGGGGCAATTTGTGCTTGCCTGCCCTTTTTGATTTTTGGCGTCAACTTGCCGGCGCTGGGCTGCTACTACTCTTTCTGCTCAAACTACTCGCCCATCCCAAGGTGAAAGACTTTCTCAACCGCTAATCCTCAGCTCCTCCTTAACCCAAACCCCTCGAAAGCACGTACCCGGTAGCACACATCAACCACCCGTACCTGTTCTTTCGATGGATCCTACCCAACTCAGCCTCGAACTCCGCCACGGCCAAAACGCCGACCTCAAACGCCGCCGCTGGATTATCGGCCTGTCCATGCTGGGCGTGGCCGCCGGCCAGATTGTGAGCCTGTACCAGACCGGCATCATCAAGCACCTGCCCGACCCACCCCTGGACATCTTCAACTCCGACAAGGTAGACGCCTCCGACTACGGCTACAAGCGCCTCGACACGCCCGACGCCCTGCCGATGATTGTGACCTACGGCATTACGGCCAGCCTGGCCGGGGCCGGCGGCATGAACCGCGCCGCCCAGCAGCCCCTGCTGCCCGTGGCTATGGGCGTTAAAACCCTGTTCGACACGCTGACGACCATCAAGCTCGGCCAGGAAGAGTGGGCCGAAAACAAGGCCCTATGCTTCTACTGTCAGGTAGCCTCCGTGGCTTCCATTGCCTCGCTGGCCCTGGCCGTGCCCGAGGCGTTGAAGGGCCTGCGGAAGCTGATGGGTAAATAGTCGCCCCAACCGCTGCACCAGCAAACGCCCCCGCATCATGCCGATACGGGGGCGTTTTTTTGCGGCGGCTCGTTATCAGTTTGTGGGCTGGGGGAGCAGGCGCGTAACCAACGTGCCTAGCACTAGGCCGCAGGCCAGCCCGCCGAGGTGGGCCGCGTTATCAGTGCCGGGCATTATCCAGCCCAGCAGCAGGTTGATGGCGCATAATGCGCCGGGCAATGCCAACAGTACACTCCGCTCATCGGCCGGAACGCGCGGGCTAAGCACCAGGGCCGCTGCCAGCCCGAACAAGCCAAAGATGCCGCCAGAAGCCCCGACACTTACAGTATCAGGGTGCCACCAGGTACTCAGCAGGCTGGCGCCTACAATGCAAAGTAGATACAGCAGCACCAGACGAACCGGGCCTACCAGCCGCTCCAGCAGCCAGCCCATAAGGCCCAGGGTCACCATATTCTGCAGCCAGTGCATAAGCCCACCGTGTAGAAAGCCGCTGGCGAGCAGCCGCCACCAATGCCCCGCCTGTATCAGCGGGCCGTAGTTGCCACCCCAGGCCAGCAGGTCCGAAGCCTGAAACGATACGTCGCCCAGCCGGAACACCATCACCACAAATACGACACTGTTGAGCAGGAGCAGCAGGGGAGTGACCTGGTACCCGGCCCTCGGTAGCACGTAGGGCGCTACCTCCCGCCACACGGAAGCAGGACGCTGGCCTTTCTGCCACTTCATAAGCTCCAAAGCCGATAGACGTGGGAAAAGCAGCATGAGTAAGTACACGCCCAGCGTTATTCCAAGGCTCAAGCCAAGGCGAAGAAGCGGGGCGTAGATACGCTCCTGAAATGGCTTCGACTGGGGTAATAGGAGCAGCGGCGCCGAGGTGGAGCTTTGGTAAAACGGGCTGTTTCTTGCGGCAGTTTGAAATTCCTGTAGCTTATCCTCGGCCGTAGCATGCGTCAGGTAAGTAAACCCGGTTAAACCGGCTTGCTGAAAAAGCGAATCGCACCGAGCTATAAACTGCCTGTAGCGAATTTCTTTTTCCGCGTCTGAAAGGCTCATGGGCATGGATTCCTGCTCGTGCCAGGCCAGCCACGCCGGAACAGCATGGGGCGTTGTGTCGGCCGGGCTATCCAGCAGGGGGCAGGCAACATACACGTCTAGTTGCAACGTATTGTTGTTTTTGCCCGTGACAGTGTTGGTAGTTTGCACACCTATACCGGCCTTATAAGGGTAGGCATGTTGAAAGGCGTAAAAGCGAGTAGTTGGCTGGTTTAGTACCAGGGAGGGGCGACTGAGTGTTGTGAGTTGCCCTGTGGCTGCTCGTAAATAGTCACCCAGGAAAAGGGCGGCAAACGTCAGCCCGATACCGGGTACCAGATAAAATAACGTAACCCACCTATCATCTGCTCCTCGTCGCAGGAGCTTCAGTCGGGGACGAAGCAGCACTACTAGCATCAGCCCCGAAAAGGCAAAGCTCACCCAGTAGTGGATGGCGAACGTAGGATCATACAGTTTCCAGTATAGCACCACTACCCCGTATAGTAGCCCAAACAGGGCCAAAAAGCAGAGACTAATGGCCACTAGAGGCAGAAAAATATAACGTAGCTTAAAGAGGTAAGCGTTTAGCATAGGCGAAAACTAAAGAGTGATAAGTGCCTCAAAAGCACGAGGGGCTACGAATGCCCGGCGCCGACCATCGTTCCCGGTGCGGCTTCCTGGGGAGCAGGCGCCACGTAGCCCCGCAACGACCGGATGGCCATCAGCAGACTGACCACCGTAAGCATGGCCCCGGTCAGGAAGGCGGCGCCGGGGAAATGCACGGGCGCTTTGGGGCCAGTGAAGAAGGAAAATAGATTGGTCATCAGCGGCGGTCCGATGATGGAAGTGAGGCTGACCAGGCTGGTCAGCGCGCCTTGCAGCTCGCCCTGCTCCGAGGGTGGCACCTGCCCCGACATAATCCCTTGCAAGGCCGGCACCGCAATGCCGCCCAGGCAGTAGGGCACCAAAAACGCAAACATCATCCACCCGTGGGTGGCAAAGGCAAACAGCGTGAAGCCCACCGCGTACAGCCCCAGTCCCAGCAGCACCGAGCGTTTCATGCCCAGCCGCGGGGCCGAGTAGCGTATCAATACGCCCTGCACCAGGCCCGAGAGCAGGCCCACCGCGCCCAGCGAGTTGCCCACCTGGTCTTCGGTCCAGCCGAAGCGGTACATGGTGAAGTACGACCAGGTGCCTTGCGTGGCGTGGGAGGCAATGTAGATGGGCACCAGCGCGCCCACCAGTCCCAAAATCACGGGGTACTTGCGCAGCTGCCGCAACGAGCCGATGGGGTTGGCCCGCTTCCAGTCGAAGGGGCGGCGCTGCTCCTTGGGCAAGGACTCGGGCAGCACGAAGAAGCCGTAGAGCCAGTTGAGCAGGGTAAGACCCGCGGCGGCCAGAAACGGCGCCTGGTGCCCAAACTGCGCCAGCTTGCCGCCCAGCACCGGCCCGATGATGAAGCCCATGCCAAAGGCCGCCCCAATCATGCCGAAGTTCTGCGCCCGGTTTTCGGGCGTGCTGATGTCGGCAATGTAGGCCGAGGCCGTGGTGAAGCTGGCCCCGGTGATGCCCGCCACAATGCGCCCCACAAACAGCCACCCGATGCTGGGCGCAAAGGCCAGAAACAGGTAGTCGATGCCGAAGCCGAACAGAGCCGTGAGCAGTACCGGCCGCCGGCCGTACTGGTCGGACAGGTTGCCCAGCACCGGCGAAAAGAAAAACTGCATCGAGGCAAAGGCAAACATCATCCACCCCCCGTAGCGCGAGGCATCCGACAGCGTACCGCCGGTGAGATGGGTAATCAGCTTGGGCAGCACCGGAATGATGATGCCAAACCCAATTACATCGAGCAGCAGCGTGATAAAGATGAAGGCCAGAGCTGGCTTGCGGGCAAGGGACATGGCAAAGCAAAAAGGAGGCGCCGAAAATACAGAATTGCGGTGGGGGTGAGGTGACGGGTAACACGTG
This region of Hymenobacter sp. YIM 151500-1 genomic DNA includes:
- a CDS encoding nucleoside deaminase; translated protein: MDKFMQAAIDEARQGRREGGIPIGSVLRRGDDIVSRGHNKRVQELDPIAHGEMDALRNAGRQRTYRDTVLYTTLMPCYMCAGTIVQFKIPKVVVGEARTFGESREFLESHGVEVVILDLPECVQMMEEFIRDEPTLWNEDIMEL
- a CDS encoding rhomboid family intramembrane serine protease, with translation MKWQKGQRPASVWREVAPYVLPRAGYQVTPLLLLLNSVVFVVMVFRLGDVSFQASDLLAWGGNYGPLIQAGHWWRLLASGFLHGGLMHWLQNMVTLGLMGWLLERLVGPVRLVLLYLLCIVGASLLSTWWHPDTVSVGASGGIFGLFGLAAALVLSPRVPADERSVLLALPGALCAINLLLGWIMPGTDNAAHLGGLACGLVLGTLVTRLLPQPTN
- a CDS encoding vitamin K epoxide reductase family protein is translated as MDPTQLSLELRHGQNADLKRRRWIIGLSMLGVAAGQIVSLYQTGIIKHLPDPPLDIFNSDKVDASDYGYKRLDTPDALPMIVTYGITASLAGAGGMNRAAQQPLLPVAMGVKTLFDTLTTIKLGQEEWAENKALCFYCQVASVASIASLALAVPEALKGLRKLMGK
- a CDS encoding PD-(D/E)XK nuclease family protein, producing the protein MIVSPAAPVSAAAPASALPDATPFLTRMARELVARYGPTDELSDLVVVVPTRRAVVYLQNELSLAADAGQALWSPRIAAMEDYMVELAGVQVEEPIALQLLLFEILRDIDAKLDFDQFVGWAGLLLQDFSNLDQNLASPRKVFEYLSQAKALERWELTAEPAPQSTTAAYFRFWDDLEKVYRRLRRRMEHDHLAYPGLAYRLGVNRVQARLEAGETLPHHVFLGLGFLSKSEEKLLRLLRKAGLAEVHFDGDAFYLEKSSPNRAGQHLRRYQDLLDLPRENFGGPAELLRGLPRHVRFVGVANASMQGKVAGQLLAESRRLAPTAKVAVVLPDETLLLPVLHGLPPDAVPEYNVTMGLNFQSTPLFNLVDLLFEVHLTGVREGSPETGYGVPRYHHLAVSKLLQHPFLRRYQRWLDQQPEEQHHGLLDQVCRTIVQRHAVLLPAEELVEIGRGHPLLEALFATWNNCDDIIRACYTLIDLLKKAYQDQHSAVEAEYLYLFFTLVKRLDSVFDCREQRLSVRSFRRFLYEQMKATRLPFSGEPIADVQVMGLLETRALDFDHLIILSCNENVLPAPKRHSSLFPYDVLTTFQLPTYADHEAATAHQFWRLLQRARQVDLLHILPGAEGTRTGERSRFLLQIENDLRPQSPGLVLEDLTVTSASSSSWPHPLAPSPEGEGEVALESTSSSSKKTSGSPLSFFGEGGRGGEANGRRLGGEVHAPGDIVLEKDAGMLDALRDVLTKGLSPTALNQYLNCSLQFYFQRVARFRENDEVEEALGPDGFGTVVHEALEELFKPFVSSRQPVTAADILGLLKLAPVMVAKALRREEAGRHARADEGLNHVLGQVASQLVRRYLESLLEQPEALPLLIQSQEEALQATVYVPLPSGEKLPVSLVGFADRVDQLPDGRLRVVDYKTGLVQPYDLRLLKRGEGPADAVERLLQDATSSADKVRQLWLYRFLLAQGGRPAADAAIISLRNLPAGPMSADMSFLTADGLDFVRHSEELLSRLVNRILDPQEPIRKTDDLDKCQYCPYKGICAR
- a CDS encoding TCR/Tet family MFS transporter, which gives rise to MSLARKPALAFIFITLLLDVIGFGIIIPVLPKLITHLTGGTLSDASRYGGWMMFAFASMQFFFSPVLGNLSDQYGRRPVLLTALFGFGIDYLFLAFAPSIGWLFVGRIVAGITGASFTTASAYIADISTPENRAQNFGMIGAAFGMGFIIGPVLGGKLAQFGHQAPFLAAAGLTLLNWLYGFFVLPESLPKEQRRPFDWKRANPIGSLRQLRKYPVILGLVGALVPIYIASHATQGTWSYFTMYRFGWTEDQVGNSLGAVGLLSGLVQGVLIRYSAPRLGMKRSVLLGLGLYAVGFTLFAFATHGWMMFAFLVPYCLGGIAVPALQGIMSGQVPPSEQGELQGALTSLVSLTSIIGPPLMTNLFSFFTGPKAPVHFPGAAFLTGAMLTVVSLLMAIRSLRGYVAPAPQEAAPGTMVGAGHS